A genomic region of Bacteroidales bacterium contains the following coding sequences:
- a CDS encoding Ppx/GppA family phosphatase, with protein MFIKKYAGIDIGSNAARLIIKDLHPAENNKYILKKRVYIRLPLRIGNDVFSGGYIGEEKLFEFIKAMDIFKDILNYYNVTEFKACTTSAVRGASNQKDVLKKIKLITGINIDVIDGHEEANLLYLTNRENLKKKKFYISADLGGGSLQLALFQYKKLIWANAFKTGTLRFLTKTVKQSEIDALENKVVELRHKYPGIEMMGSGGNINKISKMIGKKNVTFNDMNKLYDQLNEISYIDRIMKFSLKEDRADVIVIALRLYMRILKLSGCEHIIVPKTGLADGIIRSLFLKDYGLKKLKF; from the coding sequence ATGTTTATAAAAAAATATGCCGGTATAGATATAGGATCTAATGCTGCCAGATTAATTATTAAAGATCTCCACCCGGCTGAAAATAATAAATACATTCTTAAGAAGAGAGTTTATATACGCTTACCTTTAAGAATAGGAAATGATGTTTTCTCCGGAGGATATATTGGTGAAGAAAAATTATTTGAGTTTATAAAAGCTATGGATATTTTTAAAGATATTTTAAACTATTATAATGTTACAGAATTCAAAGCTTGTACTACATCTGCTGTAAGAGGTGCAAGTAATCAAAAAGATGTATTGAAAAAAATAAAATTAATTACCGGAATTAATATTGATGTTATTGACGGACATGAAGAAGCTAATTTATTATATCTTACTAACAGAGAAAATCTGAAAAAGAAAAAATTTTATATTTCAGCAGATTTAGGAGGAGGAAGTTTACAACTTGCACTTTTTCAATATAAAAAATTAATTTGGGCTAATGCTTTTAAAACAGGAACATTACGTTTTCTTACAAAAACTGTTAAACAGTCTGAAATTGATGCTCTTGAAAATAAAGTTGTTGAATTAAGACATAAATATCCCGGAATTGAAATGATGGGATCAGGAGGTAATATTAATAAAATAAGTAAAATGATCGGGAAAAAGAATGTTACTTTTAATGATATGAATAAATTATATGATCAACTGAATGAAATATCGTATATTGACCGAATTATGAAATTCAGCCTAAAGGAAGACAGGGCAGATGTAATTGTTATTGCATTAAGACTATATATGCGAATTCTTAAATTGTCCGGGTGTGAACATATTATAGTTCCGAAAACAGGATTAGCCGACGGTATTATTCGCTCATTATTTTTAAAAGATTACGGTTTAAAAAAACTAAAATTCTGA